A genomic stretch from Sulfobacillus thermosulfidooxidans includes:
- the sufD gene encoding Fe-S cluster assembly protein SufD, with the protein MNTSTDVKWLEDIRSLTLDRQQEPLWLRNWRLSYLEKLPDYSWPKREKTPLRERQLDQIPLTAVFPNVTVPHDILQSMISPAYVAFANDRLVASSIPQDWTSQGIVVMPLQEAAVKYEKDLSMVLGQIGTSPISRAEALNGALWDQGLYIKVPAHVRMVEPLLVLHYGQFSHDVRSLFPRTLIVAEPGSQMTVIERYISNEFEEKTLFSSVVEVLAKEDAKVHYGAVQNLSDNAEVFMHRSALVQKDAVVDWSIGEFGGHLTIASDHTHLVEQGAQSTHTMVFFGSGHQRQDFDTEIIHSAPYTTSRIIAKGVMKDQGRSAFHGITNIEHGAVQADGRQKEQTLMLSDESRADAVPSLLINDNDVYAAHSASTGPIDQIALFYLMARGLSEREAIRLYVHGFLAPVVDALPGPVLRDSVWESVERKLDA; encoded by the coding sequence ATGAATACGTCGACCGATGTGAAATGGCTTGAAGATATTCGCTCTCTCACTTTGGACCGTCAACAAGAGCCTCTTTGGCTTCGTAATTGGCGTTTATCCTATTTAGAGAAGCTGCCCGATTACTCGTGGCCCAAACGGGAGAAAACACCCTTAAGAGAACGACAACTGGATCAGATCCCATTGACGGCGGTGTTTCCAAACGTCACGGTGCCTCATGATATCTTACAATCGATGATTTCACCGGCTTATGTTGCCTTTGCTAACGACCGTCTTGTCGCGAGCAGTATACCCCAAGACTGGACATCACAAGGTATAGTAGTCATGCCCTTACAAGAGGCCGCCGTAAAATATGAAAAGGACCTGAGCATGGTGCTAGGACAGATTGGGACGTCTCCGATCAGTCGTGCAGAAGCCTTAAATGGTGCGTTATGGGATCAAGGGCTTTATATTAAAGTCCCAGCGCATGTCCGAATGGTAGAACCCTTGTTGGTACTGCATTATGGACAGTTCAGTCATGACGTTCGCAGCCTTTTTCCGCGCACCCTCATTGTGGCGGAGCCAGGAAGTCAAATGACTGTCATTGAGCGGTATATTTCCAATGAATTTGAGGAGAAAACCTTGTTCTCCAGTGTCGTCGAGGTTTTGGCTAAGGAAGACGCCAAGGTGCATTATGGGGCCGTGCAAAATCTCTCTGACAACGCAGAGGTTTTTATGCACCGTTCTGCGCTCGTCCAAAAGGACGCGGTCGTGGACTGGAGCATTGGCGAATTTGGCGGCCATCTTACCATAGCTAGCGATCATACCCATTTGGTAGAACAAGGTGCTCAAAGCACCCACACCATGGTGTTTTTTGGATCAGGCCATCAGCGACAAGATTTTGATACGGAGATTATTCATTCCGCTCCTTACACAACCAGCCGGATTATCGCCAAAGGCGTGATGAAAGACCAGGGACGCAGCGCATTTCATGGGATCACGAACATTGAACATGGTGCCGTCCAGGCTGATGGTCGACAAAAAGAGCAGACTTTGATGCTATCAGATGAATCCCGCGCCGATGCGGTGCCATCCTTACTGATCAATGACAATGATGTCTACGCGGCCCATTCAGCCAGTACAGGTCCCATTGACCAAATTGCCCTGTTCTATCTCATGGCGCGGGGCTTATCTGAACGTGAGGCCATCCGGTTATATGTTCATGGGTTCTTAGCGCCAGTAGTCGACGCGCTGCCCGGTCCGGTTCTCCGGGACTCGGTGTGGGAATCGGTAGAAAGGAAGTTGGACGCATGA